In Solenopsis invicta isolate M01_SB chromosome 1, UNIL_Sinv_3.0, whole genome shotgun sequence, one genomic interval encodes:
- the LOC105202048 gene encoding SH3 domain-binding glutamic acid-rich protein homolog isoform X1, with protein sequence MVVKIYVSGISGNKEVKKRQQRVMMILDSKNVEYEVIDITEPGKELEKEFMQANSNARNNKYPLPPQLFNEDDYCGDYEDFDLSNEMDELEKFLKVTPAVSTAEITLDSKSIQENGNTSSREPSADKEASILSDSLPERTTPERETKALDDSKPTEVDSAAKVIASDEGEDNGDKNEEKSDDQEKEE encoded by the exons ATGGTCGTCAAGATCTACGTATCGGGTATCAGCGGCAACAAGGAA GTGAAGAAAAGACAGCAACGTGTGATGATGATTCTAGATAGTAAAAATGTAGAATATGAGGTCATCGATATAACAGAGCCAGGCAAGGAATTAGAGAAGGAATTTATGCAAGCCAACAGTAATGCTAGGAACAACAAGTACCCATTGCCACCACAGCTATTCAACGAAGATGATTATTGCGGT gaTTATGAGGATTTTGATTTATCAAACGAAATGGACGAACTCGAAAAGTTTTTGAAAGTAACGCCGGCGGTCAGTACTGCGGAAATCACTCTGGATTCAAAATCGATTCAAGAGAATGGAAATACTTCAAGTCGAGAG CCTTCCGCAGACAAAGAAGCAAGTATACTTTCCGACAG TTTACCAGAAAGGACAACTCCAGAACGCGAGACTAAAGCGTTAGATGACTCTAAACCAACCGAAGTAGATAGCGCGGCAAAAGTTATCGCTAGCGATGAAGGAGAAGATAATGGCGATAAAAATGAAGAGAAGTCCGACGATCaagaaaaagaggaatag
- the LOC105202048 gene encoding SH3 domain-binding glutamic acid-rich protein homolog isoform X2: protein MSGVKKRQQRVMMILDSKNVEYEVIDITEPGKELEKEFMQANSNARNNKYPLPPQLFNEDDYCGDYEDFDLSNEMDELEKFLKVTPAVSTAEITLDSKSIQENGNTSSREPSADKEASILSDSLPERTTPERETKALDDSKPTEVDSAAKVIASDEGEDNGDKNEEKSDDQEKEE, encoded by the exons ATGTCCGGG GTGAAGAAAAGACAGCAACGTGTGATGATGATTCTAGATAGTAAAAATGTAGAATATGAGGTCATCGATATAACAGAGCCAGGCAAGGAATTAGAGAAGGAATTTATGCAAGCCAACAGTAATGCTAGGAACAACAAGTACCCATTGCCACCACAGCTATTCAACGAAGATGATTATTGCGGT gaTTATGAGGATTTTGATTTATCAAACGAAATGGACGAACTCGAAAAGTTTTTGAAAGTAACGCCGGCGGTCAGTACTGCGGAAATCACTCTGGATTCAAAATCGATTCAAGAGAATGGAAATACTTCAAGTCGAGAG CCTTCCGCAGACAAAGAAGCAAGTATACTTTCCGACAG TTTACCAGAAAGGACAACTCCAGAACGCGAGACTAAAGCGTTAGATGACTCTAAACCAACCGAAGTAGATAGCGCGGCAAAAGTTATCGCTAGCGATGAAGGAGAAGATAATGGCGATAAAAATGAAGAGAAGTCCGACGATCaagaaaaagaggaatag
- the LOC105202047 gene encoding 60S ribosomal protein L37a, with amino-acid sequence MAKRTKKVGITGKYGTRYGASLRKMVKKMEITQHSKYTCSFCGKEAMKRSVVGIWSCKRCKRTVAGGAWVYSTTAAASVRSAVRRLREVKEQ; translated from the exons ATG GCGAAACGCACGAAGAAGGTTGGAATCACCGGTAAATATGGCACCCGTTACGGTGCCTCCCTTAGAAAAATGGTGAAGAAAATGGAAATTACCCAACACAGCAAGTACACTTGCTCATTTTGTGGTAAG gagGCGATGAAACGTAGCGTCGTAGGAATTTGGTCCTGTAAACGATGCAAGAGGACAGTTGCTGGTGGTGCGTGGGTATATTCCACAACGGCCGCTGCCTCAGTAAGATCAGCTGTACGTAGATTGCGTGAAGTTAAAGAacagtaa
- the LOC105202046 gene encoding polypeptide N-acetylgalactosaminyltransferase 5 isoform X1 — protein sequence MFRSKIRIHTCQVILLTSLVWFLVDVMVLMLYSDCIGGSGWGCSDNKQQQALQSEEPLQQHLKSQIKEPQAIKQDHSNKRQYPQSQLHLWRPAKVVKENKGSPGEMGAAVHIAPENEAKQQELFKLNQFNLMASDMISLNRSLKDIRLEGCKNKKHAKYLPDTSIVIVFHNEAWTTLLRTVWSVINRSPRSLLKEIILVDDASERDHLKQDLEDYISTLPVPTYVYRTEKRSGLIRARLLGAKHVKGQVITFLDAHCECTEGWLEPLLSRIAKDRHTVVCPIIDVISDDTFEYIPASDMTWGGFNWKLNFRWYRVAQREMDRRNSDRTAPLRTPTMAGGLFSIDKEYFYELGAYDEGMDIWGGENLEMSFRVWQCGGTLEISPCSHVGHVFRDKSPYTFPGGVSKIVLHNAARVAEVWMDEWRDFYYAMNPGARNVDVGDVSERIKLRERLKCKSFRWYLENIYPESPMPLDYYYLGDVKNVETQTCLDTMGRRTGENVGISYCHGLGGNQVFAYTKRQQIMSDDMCLDAASPQGPVKIVRCHGMGGNQAWVYSDETKMIKHTNTGYCLSKPHSGDASQPVLAQCDVNNIGQKWIMRSKFKWQAS from the exons ATGTTCCGCTCCAAGATTCGCATTCACACGTGTCAAGTGATACTGCTGACGTCCCTGGTATGGTTCCTGGTCGACGTCATGGTGCTCATGCTCTATTCGGACTGCATCGGAGGGTCCGGATGGGGCTGCTCGGACAACAAGCAACAACAGGCACTTCAGTCTGAGGAGCCGCTTCAACAGCATCTAAAGTCTCAGATCAAGGAGCCGCAGGCAATAAAGCAGGACCATAGTAATAAAAGGCAGTATCCGCAGTCGCAGCTGCACCTGTGGCGGCCGGCGAAGGTCGTCAAGGAGAATAAGGGCAGCCCCGGCGAGATGGGTGCGGCGGTGCACATCGCGCCGGAGAACGAGGCCAAGCAGCAGGAGCTGTTTAAACTGAATCAATTCAATCTGATGGCCAGCGACATGATCTCCTTAAACCGTTCTCTAAAGGACATTAGACTCGAGGGTTGTAAGAATAAGAAACACGCCAAGTATCTTCCAGACACGAGTATCGTGATAGTTTTCCATAACGAGGCGTGGACCACTCTGCTGCGGACGGTCTGGTCCGTGATAAACAGGTCTCCCAGATCGCTGCTGAAGGAAATCATCCTCGTGGACGACGCGAGCGAGCGCG atcatCTGAAGCAAGATTTGGAGGATTATATATCCACGCTTCCCGTCCCCACATACGTGTATCGCACCGAGAAGAGGTCGGGCCTGATAAGAGCGAGGCTTTTAGGGGCGAAGCACGTTAAGGGACAGGTAATCACGTTTCTGGATGCGCACTGCGAGTGCACCGAGGGCTGGTTGGAGCCGCTATTGTCAAGAATCGCGAAGGACAGGCATACCGTTGTTTGTCCGATCATAGACGTAATCAGCGACGACACCTTCGAGTACATCCCGGCCAGCGACATGACCTGGGGAGGTTTCAATTGGAAATTGAACTTCAGATG GTATCGAGTTGCTCAGAGAGAAATGGATAGGAGAAACAGCGATAGAACTGCACCTCTACGAACACCGACTATGGCCGGTGGATTATTCTCCATCGATAAAGAATACTTCTACGAGTTGGGCGCGTATGACGAAGGCATGGATATCTGGGGTGGTGAAAACCTTGAAATGAGCTTCCGG GTGTGGCAATGTGGCGGAACATTAGAAATCAGTCCGTGCTCACATGTGGGACATGTATTCCGGGACAAGAGTCCATATACATTCCCTGGTGGTGTCAGCAAGATAGTCCTGCACAATGCGGCTAGGGTGGCCGAAGTCTGGATGGATGAGTGGAGAGATTTTTACTATGCCATGAATCCAG ggGCGCGAAATGTTGACGTCGGTGATGTTTCGGAACGGATAAAATTGAGAGAACGACTGAAATGCAAGAGCTTCAGATGGTATTTGGAGAATATATACCCAGAATCGCCAATGCCACTAGATTATTACTATCTCGGCGATGTGAAAAACGTTGAAACACAAACTTGCTTGGATACTATGGGCAGAAGAACTGGGGAAAACGTCGGAATTAGTTATTGTCACGGATTAGGTGGTAATCAG GTGTTTGCTTACACTAAGCGACAACAGATAATGTCCGACGATATGTGCCTTGATGCAGCTAGTCCACAAGGTCCAGTAAAAATCGTACGATGTCATGGCATGGGTGGCAATCAAGCGTGGGTTTATAGTGACGAG ACCAAAATGATTAAACACACGAACACGGGTTACTGTTTGTCAAAACCCCACTCGGGCGATGCGTCGCAACCTGTCTTGGCGCAGTGCGACGTCAACAACATCGGCCAGAAATGGATCATGCGTAGCAAATTCAAGTGGCAGGCCAGCTAA
- the LOC105202046 gene encoding polypeptide N-acetylgalactosaminyltransferase 5 isoform X2, with amino-acid sequence MFRSKIRIHTCQVILLTSLVWFLVDVMVLMLYSDCIGGSGWGCSDNKQQQALQSEEPLQQHLKSQIKEPQAIKQDHSNKRQYPQSQLHLWRPAKVVKENKGSPGEMGAAVHIAPENEAKQQELFKLNQFNLMASDMISLNRSLKDIRLEGCKNKKHAKYLPDTSIVIVFHNEAWTTLLRTVWSVINRSPRSLLKEIILVDDASERDHLKQDLEDYISTLPVPTYVYRTEKRSGLIRARLLGAKHVKGQVITFLDAHCECTEGWLEPLLSRIAKDRHTVVCPIIDVISDDTFEYIPASDMTWGGFNWKLNFRWYRVAQREMDRRNSDRTAPLRTPTMAGGLFSIDKEYFYELGAYDEGMDIWGGENLEMSFRIWMCGGTLEIATCSHVGHVFRKSTPYTFPGGTSKIVNHNNARLAEVWLDQWKYFYYNINPGARNVDVGDVSERIKLRERLKCKSFRWYLENIYPESPMPLDYYYLGDVKNVETQTCLDTMGRRTGENVGISYCHGLGGNQVFAYTKRQQIMSDDMCLDAASPQGPVKIVRCHGMGGNQAWVYSDETKMIKHTNTGYCLSKPHSGDASQPVLAQCDVNNIGQKWIMRSKFKWQAS; translated from the exons ATGTTCCGCTCCAAGATTCGCATTCACACGTGTCAAGTGATACTGCTGACGTCCCTGGTATGGTTCCTGGTCGACGTCATGGTGCTCATGCTCTATTCGGACTGCATCGGAGGGTCCGGATGGGGCTGCTCGGACAACAAGCAACAACAGGCACTTCAGTCTGAGGAGCCGCTTCAACAGCATCTAAAGTCTCAGATCAAGGAGCCGCAGGCAATAAAGCAGGACCATAGTAATAAAAGGCAGTATCCGCAGTCGCAGCTGCACCTGTGGCGGCCGGCGAAGGTCGTCAAGGAGAATAAGGGCAGCCCCGGCGAGATGGGTGCGGCGGTGCACATCGCGCCGGAGAACGAGGCCAAGCAGCAGGAGCTGTTTAAACTGAATCAATTCAATCTGATGGCCAGCGACATGATCTCCTTAAACCGTTCTCTAAAGGACATTAGACTCGAGGGTTGTAAGAATAAGAAACACGCCAAGTATCTTCCAGACACGAGTATCGTGATAGTTTTCCATAACGAGGCGTGGACCACTCTGCTGCGGACGGTCTGGTCCGTGATAAACAGGTCTCCCAGATCGCTGCTGAAGGAAATCATCCTCGTGGACGACGCGAGCGAGCGCG atcatCTGAAGCAAGATTTGGAGGATTATATATCCACGCTTCCCGTCCCCACATACGTGTATCGCACCGAGAAGAGGTCGGGCCTGATAAGAGCGAGGCTTTTAGGGGCGAAGCACGTTAAGGGACAGGTAATCACGTTTCTGGATGCGCACTGCGAGTGCACCGAGGGCTGGTTGGAGCCGCTATTGTCAAGAATCGCGAAGGACAGGCATACCGTTGTTTGTCCGATCATAGACGTAATCAGCGACGACACCTTCGAGTACATCCCGGCCAGCGACATGACCTGGGGAGGTTTCAATTGGAAATTGAACTTCAGATG GTATCGAGTTGCTCAGAGAGAAATGGATAGGAGAAACAGCGATAGAACTGCACCTCTACGAACACCGACTATGGCCGGTGGATTATTCTCCATCGATAAAGAATACTTCTACGAGTTGGGCGCGTATGACGAAGGCATGGATATCTGGGGTGGTGAAAACCTTGAAATGAGCTTCCGG ATATGGATGTGTGGTGGGACATTGGAAATAGCGACATGCTCGCACGTCGGGCATGTATTCCGTAAGTCAACCCCGTATACCTTCCCGGGCGGTACGAGCAAGATAGTCAACCACAACAATGCGCGGCTCGCAGAAGTTTGGTTGGACCAATGGAAGTACTTCTATTACAACATTAATCCAG ggGCGCGAAATGTTGACGTCGGTGATGTTTCGGAACGGATAAAATTGAGAGAACGACTGAAATGCAAGAGCTTCAGATGGTATTTGGAGAATATATACCCAGAATCGCCAATGCCACTAGATTATTACTATCTCGGCGATGTGAAAAACGTTGAAACACAAACTTGCTTGGATACTATGGGCAGAAGAACTGGGGAAAACGTCGGAATTAGTTATTGTCACGGATTAGGTGGTAATCAG GTGTTTGCTTACACTAAGCGACAACAGATAATGTCCGACGATATGTGCCTTGATGCAGCTAGTCCACAAGGTCCAGTAAAAATCGTACGATGTCATGGCATGGGTGGCAATCAAGCGTGGGTTTATAGTGACGAG ACCAAAATGATTAAACACACGAACACGGGTTACTGTTTGTCAAAACCCCACTCGGGCGATGCGTCGCAACCTGTCTTGGCGCAGTGCGACGTCAACAACATCGGCCAGAAATGGATCATGCGTAGCAAATTCAAGTGGCAGGCCAGCTAA